The nucleotide sequence GGCCGGTCCCGGCGTCGTTCGACGATCCGACCACGCTCGCGCTGCGCGGGGACATCGTCGCGCTGCGCGGGGACGTCATCGCCCTGTCCGAAGGGGACACCGTGCACGCCGAGATCGAGATCAACGGGGCACTCGCCTACGACACGATGCTCGGCGAACTCTTGACGGTCGACGCCGATCTGCTGAAACTCCGCTGACGCCGGGCGGGCTCGGCCGGAGTGTCGGCCTGCGAGAGGTACTACGTGGTCAACCCCCGGTGGTCGCCGGGCGGGTGGCCGCGGCCCGGGCCCGCGCCGCGGCGACCACGAGCGCGGCGACGGCCGGGCTCACCGCCGCGACGAACGCGCTGGGCCAGGCCGAGAAGAGGTAGTTCACCGGCACCGGCCGCCCGGCCGCCAGCGAGAACAGCCCGAGCAACGCGAACGGCACGACGACCAGCAACCCGAGTCCGACGAGTGAGCCCGCCAGCCGCCACCGCGGGCCGCGGCGCCGCGCCGCGACCCAGACCGGCGCGCGGACCACGCCCCGGTCCGCGCCGACCACCGCCAGCAGCACGACCGCCAGCGGGACCAGGTCGGCCACGGTGCGCACGGTCGGGTCGTCCCCGGCGGAGATCGGGTCGTCCCCGGCGGAGATCGGGTCGGCGACGCTGCGCGGGTCCTTGCCGTGCAGGATCGCCGACACCCCGGTGGCGATCTCCCGGTAGAGCAGCGGCAGGCGGACCGGCGGGAAGGCCAGGTTGGTGTTGACCATGACGCTCACCGCCGTGCCCGTCTCCGGGGCGATGACGATGTCGGCGTGGTAGGTCGGCAGGTCGCCGCCGCCGTAGATGCGCAGCGGGAGGTCGGCGGTGGCCGGGTAGGTCATCCAACCCATGGCGTAGTTGTTGAGCGCCGGGTCGAGTGGTTGGCGCGCCTGATCGAGCGCTCCCGGCGGCAGCACGCCCCCCGCGTCACCCCCGCGGACGACCTCCAGCCAGCGCGCCATGTCGGTGGCCGTGGACACCACGTCGCCCGCGCCGACGACGAACAGCGGGGTCTCCGGCCAGGGGAACGGCAGGCCGAGCACCTGAGCGTGCCCCGGCGCCAGCCCGGGGAGGATGGCGGGATCGAACTGCGAAGCCAGCTCGACGGTGGTCGTCCCGGTCATGCCCAGCGGTTCGAAGATCCGGGTCCGCAGGTAGTCGTGGTAGGGGGTACCGGACACCAGCTCGACGATCCGCGCCAGCAGGGTGTAGTTGAGGTTGGCGTAGTCGAAGGCCTCGCCGGGCGGGGCGAACAGCGGCAGCTCACCCAGCCCGTCCACGGCGGCGGCCAGCATCGCGTCGCCGGTGGCTGCCCGTGGCCGGGCCGGACTGTTGATCTCGGAGAGGCCGCTGGACATCCGCAGCAGCATGTCCACGGTGATGTCGTCGAACCGCGGATCGGCCGAGCGCAGGTCGGGCAGGTAGTCGCGGACCGGCCGCTGCAGGTCCACCCGGTCCTCCTGGACCAGCTGGAGTACGGCGACGGCGGTGAAGGTCTTGCTCTCCGAACCGATGACGAACTTCGTGTCGGGTGTGATCCCCGACCCGAACTCGCGCACGTGCCGACTACCGTCCTGCACCACGGACAGCGCGACACCGGGTATCCGGTTCGCCGCGGCGAACTCGGCGACGAAGCGATCGACCTCGGCCAGCCGGTCGTCCTGATGCTGGGCCGGCGCGGCCCGCGCGGAGCCGGACGGGACCGGTCCGGCCAGCACGGCCAGCACAGCCACCGTCGTCAACACCGCCACGCGGGCGCCGAACCGGAGCCGGCCCACCGGACCGGCGACGTCCGGGGCCCGGCCGGTGTCGCTGTGCGCGCCGTCCACGGTCACCGCGTCCGCACCGCCCCCAACCACCACCTGGACAGCCTCCACCACGTCGCGCCCCGGTGGCAGCTTCGCCCACCCGCGGGCCCGCGGGTAGGTGTTGCGCATCAGCCGCACCTGCCGGCGCGGGATCTTCGCGGTGAACGTGGTCGACGCCGACCCGCTCGCGCGCTGCTCACACCGAACCGGCGCATGAGGCAGATCCGGTGGAGACCGAGCAGCCGGGCTACGGCATCCCGCCATCGCGGCGCCGGTCGTGCAGCTCCGTAACCTCCGGCACGTCGCGGAACGCGAACAGTGCGTCGTCCAGCTCCGTCGCGCGCCATACGTTCGAGGGCACCAGCACCCCGGCGTCGACCGCGAGCAGGCCGAGCCCTGCCGCCTCGTCCGGACGCCGATCGCGAGCCAGGATCAGGCCGAGATCCAGGCGCGCCGTGGCCAACCTGCGCGGCGGGCCACCCGCGGCGTAGGCGTCGACCACCGCGCGGGCGTGGCGTTCCCCCGCCGGGTCGCCGAGCCATGACAGCGCGGTCGCCGTGTAGCCGTCGAGCTTGCGACCGTCGAAGCTGACGTGGTGGTCGGCGGGCCGGTCGGCCGGTTGGTCGTCCAGGATCCGCTCGGCGTGGTCGAGGGCGGCGCGCACCGTCGCACCGTCGCCGAGACGGGCCGCGGCGCGGGCGCGTTGCGCGGTGAGCTGTACCGCGGCGCCCGATCCGGCCGGGGCCGCAGCCTGCCCGGCCCCGGCCAGGGTGGCGGCGCGGCGCTAGTCCTGATCGACCAGGGCGGCCCAGGTGTCGATCTCGATCGACCACGCCGCGATCTCGTCGTGCTCGGCCTCCCGGCCCAGCGTCGCCGCGGCCGTGCGGGCGCCGGCGGCCGACCGGCGGGCGCCGAGATCCACGTACAGGGTGGCCGCGAGCAGGGCGAGCCAGCCGCCCGCGACCATCAGGCAGCGGCGCTGCGCCGGCGTGGTCCGGCCGTCGAGCAGCGCGCCGACGTGCCGGGCCAGCACGCGCACGTCGGTCAGCAACTCCGCCGGAGGCGTGCGCGCATAGGCGCGGGCGTACTCGTCGGTGCTCGCCTCGACCACGCCCAGCACGTACCCGGTGACATCAGATCGTTCGGCGTGCGCGGCGAGAGCGGCCGGCCCGGCGACGTCGGCGAGTACCGGCGGCGAGTACCGGCCGTCATGCGGGGTCGCGGGGGCCACCTCGTGGGGTCAGCCGCTGTTCTCGCCGGTGGAGCGCTTCGCGCGGGACGGCTGCACCCGCATCGGCTCCCCGGGCATCTTCGGATACTCCGGCGGGTACGGCATCTCCCCCAGCCCGCGCTCGCTCTCGTCCTCGGCGTACCAGCCGAGCGCGGTCGCGCAGCCACCCGGCCGCTCGTCCATCGTCTCGTGCGGGTCGCCGTGCCGCTCCAGGATTCCCGGGACGCTGCGCAGGGTGAACTCGGCCGGATCGACGCCGGCGAGCGCGTCCCAGGTCAGCGGCATCGAGACGGTCGCGTCCGGCAGCCCGCGAACCGACCAGGCCGACGCGATCGTCCGGTCCCGCGCGGCCTGGTTGAAGTCGAGGAACACCCGCTCGCCGCGTTCCTCCTTCCACCAGTCGACGGTGGCGCGCTCCGGGATCCGCCGGCACACCCGGCGGGCAATCGCGATCACCGCCCGGCGGACCTCGATGAAGTCCCACTCCGGCCGGATCGGGGCGAACACGTGCAGGCCGCGCCCGCCGGACGTCTTCGGCCATCCGGTGAGGCCCGCCTCGTCGAGCACCTCCCGCAGCACCCCGGCGACGGCGACGGCATCGGCGAAGCCGGTCCCCGGCTGCGGATCGAGATCGATCCGCAGCTCGTCGGGACGGTCGGTGTCCGCGCAGCGGACCGGCCACGGGTGGAAGTCGAGGGTGTTGAGGTTCGCCGCCCACGCGATCGTCGCCGGTTCGGTGATCGCGACCGACTCGGCGGTCCGCCCGCTCGGGAACGTCACGGTGCAGGTCCGCACCCAGTCCGGAGCCCCCTTCGGCACCCGCTTGACGAAGAACGGATCACCGTCGACGCCGTCGTTGAACCGCTTGAGGTTGGTCGGACGGTCGCGCAGTGCACGCGTCATCGGGCCACCGACGGCCAGGTAGTACTCGACCACCTCGCGCTTGGTGATCCCCGGCTTCGGGAAGGTGACCTTGTCCGGACTGGTCAGCCGGACGTCCCGGGGCCCGTCCGGCCCGTCGACCTGCAGGATCACGACGTCTCGGCTCGCCACGCGGGCGAACCTACCGCGATCACACCGGTGCGCGCCGACTATCGTGGCGCCATGAACGACGACCGGTCCCCCCGGTTCGACGACGACCTGGTCGATCTCGATCCGGCCGATCCGGAAGCGCGCGCGTTCGCCGAGCACCTGGACCGGATGCAGCGCGTGCCGTCCTGCTCGGTGGAGGGCTACATCCGTGGGGTCGGGGACTTCGCCGACTCGGCGAACCGGCTGCGCGGGCCGCACCGCACGGCGGCCGTCGTGGTCACCACGCTGCTGCTGACCTTCGCCGCCTGGGTGATCGCGAACGCGGTCGTCTTCGTGGTCTCCACCTGGCTCTGAGGCACGGCGCCCGGAGAGGGGTTAGCGTGGGTGCATGGGTCTGTTCAGCCGCAACACCGGTGACGCCGGTTCCGACACCGAGCCCGCACCGAAGGTCGTCAAGACCGACGAGGAGTGGCGGGCCCAGCTGAGCCCGGCCGAGTACCAGGTGCTCCGCCAGGCCGGGACGGAGCGGCCCTTCACCGGTGAGTACACCGACGAGAAGCGCACCGGCGTGTATCGCTGCCGGGCGTGCGGGTCCGAGCTGTTCCGCAGCGAGACGAAGTTCGAGTCGCACTGCGGGTGGCCGTCGTTCTTCACGCCGCTGGCCGGCGAGGCGGTCATCGAGCGGACCGACACGACGATGGGGATGGCACGGACCGAGGTGCTGTGCGCGAACTGCCACAGCCACCTCGGGCACGTGTTCGCCGGGGAGGGCTACGGCACCCCGACGGACCTGCGCTACTGCATCAACTCGGTCTCGCTCACCCTCGAACCGGGCGAGTAGGCCCGGTCAGGGCAGCGACGCGACCAGATCGCCGACCTCGACCCGCGGGCCGGTGTAGAACGGGATCTCCTCCCGGACGTGCCGGCGCGCCTCGGTGCCGCGCAGGTGCCGCATGAGGTCGACGATCCGGTACAGCTCGTCGGCCTCGAACGCGAGGATCCACTCGTAGTCGCCCAGCGCGAACGCCGGCACGGTGTTGGCCCGGACGTCGGCGTAGCCGCGGGCCTCCTTGCCGTGGTCGGCGAGCATCTTCCGGCGCTCGTCGTCGGGCAGCAGGTACCACTCGTAGGAGCGGACGAACGGGTACACGCAGACGTAGCGCTTGGCCTCCTCGCCGGCCATGAACGCCGGGACGTGGCTCTTGTTGAACTCCGCCGGGCGGTGCAGCGCGGTCTGGCTCCAGACCGGGACCGAGGCGCGGCCGAGCGCGGTCGTGCGGCGCAGGTCGGCGTACGCGGCCTGCAGAGACTCGATCTCGGTGGCGTGCCACCAGATCATGTAGTCGGCGTCGTGCCGGACACCGGCGAGGTCGTACACGCCGCGCACCGCGACGTCCTTGTTCGCGAGCGAGTCGAGGTACTCGGTCGCCTGCCGCGCCGCCTCGGACCGGTCGTCACCGAGCCGGCCGGGCTCGACCCGGAACACCGACCACATGGTGTACCGAATGGTCTCGTTGATCGCTTTGACGTCCACGCGGGCCATGGATCGCATGGTACGCCGGGGGTCCGACGCGATACCGCGGCCCACCACGGAGATCAGCCACGTGGCGGGCCGGGTCAGCGGGTAGTCGGGACCGCGGCCGCGACCCGCTCGGCGGCGGCCCGCGCGGTACCGACACAGGCCGGCAAGCCGACCCCGTGCAGCAGCGACCCGGCGACGGCCAGGCCGGGCTCGGCGGCGATCGCGGACTCCAGCGCCGCGACCGTGCCGGTGTGCCCGACGCCGTACTGCGGCAGACCACCGCCCCAGCGCTGCACGTACGACGCCACCGGGGCTGCCTCGATGCCGTCGAGCTCGGCCAGATCGGCGCGGACCCTGGCGACCAGCTCCCCGTCGTCGATCTGCAGGTTCGCCTCCTCGCCGAACCTGCCGACCGAGGCCCGCAGCCGAATCAGGCCGTCCTCTCCGAGGTGCGCCCACTTCGTCGACGCGTGGGTCACCCCCTTGACCGACAGCGGCTCGTCGGCGGCGACCAGGCAGCCACTCGTCACGGGCGGCGCGGGCACCTCGGACGGCCGGTAGGCCAGCGCGACCACCGCCGACGACGCCAGGTCGATCCGGGCCGCCGCGGCGGCCGCGGCCGGCACGACCGGTTCGAGGAGCCTGCGCAGCGCGGGCGCCGGGACGGCCAGCACGACGGCGTCGACGTCGAGGATCTCGGGATCGGGCACCGGTCCGAGCACCAACCGCCAGCCCGTGGCGCGGCGTTCCAGGGCGCGCACCGTCGTCGCCGTGCGCACGGTCGCCGCCGACGCCGCGACCAGCGCGGCCACCACCTCCCGGTAGCCGCCGCGCACCGCGCCGAAGACCGGCCCCGCCGGCGGGGCCGCCTCGTCCCGCTTCCCGGCGGCGAGCGTCCCGCCCGGCTGCCCGCCGGACCGCATGCCTGCCGTGGCGGCGTCGGACACCGACGACGCTCCCGCGTCCAGTGCCGCGGCCAGCGCCGGAACCGTCGCCCGGAGCCCGAGGGTGTCCACCCGGCCCGCGTACACGCCGCCCAGCAGCGGATCGGCGATCCGGTCGACCACCTCCGGCCCGAACCGCTCGCGCAGCAACCCGCCGAGCGCGATGTCGCCCCCGGGCTCCCACTTCAGCGGCGTCGACGGTTCCGCGGCCACCGCGGCCAGTCCCGCCGCGGAGAGCACCCCGTCGAGCTCGGCCCCGCGCCCGGGAACCCCCATCAG is from Pseudonocardia autotrophica and encodes:
- a CDS encoding serine hydrolase domain-containing protein, whose amino-acid sequence is MRNTYPRARGWAKLPPGRDVVEAVQVVVGGGADAVTVDGAHSDTGRAPDVAGPVGRLRFGARVAVLTTVAVLAVLAGPVPSGSARAAPAQHQDDRLAEVDRFVAEFAAANRIPGVALSVVQDGSRHVREFGSGITPDTKFVIGSESKTFTAVAVLQLVQEDRVDLQRPVRDYLPDLRSADPRFDDITVDMLLRMSSGLSEINSPARPRAATGDAMLAAAVDGLGELPLFAPPGEAFDYANLNYTLLARIVELVSGTPYHDYLRTRIFEPLGMTGTTTVELASQFDPAILPGLAPGHAQVLGLPFPWPETPLFVVGAGDVVSTATDMARWLEVVRGGDAGGVLPPGALDQARQPLDPALNNYAMGWMTYPATADLPLRIYGGGDLPTYHADIVIAPETGTAVSVMVNTNLAFPPVRLPLLYREIATGVSAILHGKDPRSVADPISAGDDPISAGDDPTVRTVADLVPLAVVLLAVVGADRGVVRAPVWVAARRRGPRWRLAGSLVGLGLLVVVPFALLGLFSLAAGRPVPVNYLFSAWPSAFVAAVSPAVAALVVAAARARAAATRPATTGG
- the ligD gene encoding non-homologous end-joining DNA ligase, yielding MASRDVVILQVDGPDGPRDVRLTSPDKVTFPKPGITKREVVEYYLAVGGPMTRALRDRPTNLKRFNDGVDGDPFFVKRVPKGAPDWVRTCTVTFPSGRTAESVAITEPATIAWAANLNTLDFHPWPVRCADTDRPDELRIDLDPQPGTGFADAVAVAGVLREVLDEAGLTGWPKTSGGRGLHVFAPIRPEWDFIEVRRAVIAIARRVCRRIPERATVDWWKEERGERVFLDFNQAARDRTIASAWSVRGLPDATVSMPLTWDALAGVDPAEFTLRSVPGILERHGDPHETMDERPGGCATALGWYAEDESERGLGEMPYPPEYPKMPGEPMRVQPSRAKRSTGENSG
- the msrB gene encoding peptide-methionine (R)-S-oxide reductase MsrB, translating into MGLFSRNTGDAGSDTEPAPKVVKTDEEWRAQLSPAEYQVLRQAGTERPFTGEYTDEKRTGVYRCRACGSELFRSETKFESHCGWPSFFTPLAGEAVIERTDTTMGMARTEVLCANCHSHLGHVFAGEGYGTPTDLRYCINSVSLTLEPGE
- the hemQ gene encoding hydrogen peroxide-dependent heme synthase, with translation MARVDVKAINETIRYTMWSVFRVEPGRLGDDRSEAARQATEYLDSLANKDVAVRGVYDLAGVRHDADYMIWWHATEIESLQAAYADLRRTTALGRASVPVWSQTALHRPAEFNKSHVPAFMAGEEAKRYVCVYPFVRSYEWYLLPDDERRKMLADHGKEARGYADVRANTVPAFALGDYEWILAFEADELYRIVDLMRHLRGTEARRHVREEIPFYTGPRVEVGDLVASLP
- the hemG gene encoding protoporphyrinogen oxidase → MTRVAVVGGGISGLAAAHRLRTLLGPDTAITVLEQRDRLGGVLRTVDLAGAPFDVGAEAFLVRRPEMLDLLDELGLSSSLTHPTPATATIRAGGRTVRLPRGTLMGVPGRGAELDGVLSAAGLAAVAAEPSTPLKWEPGGDIALGGLLRERFGPEVVDRIADPLLGGVYAGRVDTLGLRATVPALAAALDAGASSVSDAATAGMRSGGQPGGTLAAGKRDEAAPPAGPVFGAVRGGYREVVAALVAASAATVRTATTVRALERRATGWRLVLGPVPDPEILDVDAVVLAVPAPALRRLLEPVVPAAAAAAARIDLASSAVVALAYRPSEVPAPPVTSGCLVAADEPLSVKGVTHASTKWAHLGEDGLIRLRASVGRFGEEANLQIDDGELVARVRADLAELDGIEAAPVASYVQRWGGGLPQYGVGHTGTVAALESAIAAEPGLAVAGSLLHGVGLPACVGTARAAAERVAAAVPTTR